From Pseudomonas hormoni:
TCGATACCGATTTGATTCAGTGACACCGCTATCGCTAGCAGGCTAGCTCCCACACTGGAGCTTCGTCGTACACGGGACCAATGTGGGAGCTAGCCTGCTAGCGAAGAGGCCATAAGCCTCAACGAGTATTCCTGATCAAACCCCGGCTTTTGGCGACTTCAACGAGTCATTCCCGGTGACAGTCGCGGTTTTGGTCGCCGCCTCGGCATTCGCCTTCAGCCGACCCAGCTCTTCCCCGGCACGCTCGATCTTCGCCCGCACGTTGTTCATGTCCTGACGGCTTTTCTCCAGCAGGCTCTTGGCCGAACTGTGGCCGGTAATGCCACGGGCCAGCGCCACGCCGCCGATGGCCACCTGGATCAAACCGAATATCCCGCCGCGACGCAGGCCTTTGCTGACCATCACTACGCCACCGGCCAGGGAGCCGATGCGCTCCCAACCCTGAACGTTCTGATCGGAATGGGTCTGGAACGGGGTGGATTCGATGCGTTCTACGCGTTTGAGTTCGCTCATGATCTGTCTCCTGGCGGGAAGGACTGCTTCAAGAATAGATAATTAAGCTGACTGCCGAGGCGGGCGGCTTGTTCCATCGGATGTGCGTCGATTCAGCGGAATTTCGGACCGGAGCGGGTGTTGAGGCCCTTGGCCATGCGGTCGTACAGCACGACGTTGACCGTGGCGGCGAGGTTCATGCAACCAGTGGTCGGGATGTAGACCACGTCTTCGCACCAGTCGCGAATCTCTTTATCCAGCGAGCCGTCTTCCGGGCCGAAAATGTACAGCGCGCGATCCGGGTGGGTGTATTCCGGCAGCGAATGGGCACCCTCGACCAGCTCCACAGCAACCGGTACGCAGCCCAGGGGCAGGATCTTTTTCAGGTCGTCGATGCCGATCAGCGGGATGTCGTAGTGGACGCGTTTGGTGTCGGTGACGAAGTCGGCGGCGCGGTCATAACGCTTACCGGTGTAGAACACGGACGCCACGTTGTAGCAGCCGGCGGCGCGCATGACCGAGCCGACGTTTTCCGGTGATTTGGGGTTGAACAAACCAATGCAGCTGTACCGTTTGTCTGCCACGAGCGGGGTGCCTTCGGGGAAAAAACGGCGATTATACGGGGATTGGAGGAGGGTAGTCAGATTGTAGATTGGTGGTGTCCGGGCAATTGCTATCGCGGGCAAGCCCACTCCCACAGTGTTGGCGGTGATCACAAATGTTGTGTACGCCGCAGAACCCTGTGGGAGCGGGCTTGCCCGCGATGGGGCCGGGTCAGGCAATGAAGATATTTAGTCGTCTTTCTTCATCAACCCCGCCAACGCCGCAAACGGGTTATGCGTCGCCTTGGCAATCTTCGGCGTGCTCAACGAGCCCTCGTCGAAATACTGCTGATCGGTGTACCGCGAGTGTTCATTGTCATGGCAATACAGGCACAACAGTTCCCAGTTCGAACCATCCTGCGGATTGTTGTCGTGGTTGTGGTCGCGGTGGTGCACGGTCAGTTCGCTCAGGCGCTTGCCGGAAAACTCCCGGGCGCAGCGGCCGCACACGTGCGGGTACATCTTCAGGGCCTTGTCGCGGTAACCCATTTCCTTGTCGCGCTGGTTGTCGGCGAGGATGCGGTCCAGTTTCGACGTGTTGGTCGGAGGCGTTGACGAACTCATGGGTTCACCTTTGTAAAAGACTAATGACGGTTATGAACGAAGTTTAGCTCAGCCCTTGAGCTTCTCGGCAATCCAGATGGTGTGGCGGGTGCCCTTGTTGCCGTGGGCGAAGACCTGGACTTCCTCGGCCTTGAAGCCGGCTTTTTTCAGTTTGTCGGAAAACTGCTTGTCGGCGCTGGCCGACCAGACGGCCAACACGCCTTTGGGGCGCAGGGCTTTGGCGCAGGCGCTCAGGCCGCCGGCGGAGTAGAGCCAGCTGTTGGCTCGCTGCGTCAGGCCTTCGGGGCCGTTGTCGACGTCGAGCATGATCGCGTCGAAACCTTGCGGCTCTGCCTGCAGCACTTTGGCCACGTCTTCCATGCGGATCACCGTGCGCTTATCGAGCAACGGGTTGCCGGCTTTCTCGCCCAATGGCCCGCGATTCCACTCGACCACGCCGGGCACCAGTTCAGCGACCACGACTTCTGCGGTCTTGCCTAAATGCTTAAGGGCCGAGGCGAGGGTGAAACCCATGCCCAGGCCACCGATCAGCACCCGCGAATTCGGCCGTCCAGCGACTTTGCGGCACGGAATTTCTGCCAACGCATCTTCGGAACCATGCATGCGGGTGTTCATCAGCTGTCCGCCGTCGCCGCCCTGGATCTTGATGACGAAATCCTCACCGTATTCGAACAGGCACAGGGCGCCGCCGTTTTCAGGAATGGGGGCGGTGTCGAGCAGAACGAAACGTTTCATGGGGCTCTCTTGAGAAGGATGGGCAGGGGGGAGGCAAACGAACGCAGTTGGGAGTAGCCTGCAACCAGACAACAAGGCCAACGGAGCCATTGATGAAGCGCACCATTCTAACGGTCATTGCCTTGGCCGCGCTCTCGATAACTGCAGTGGAGGCCCAACAGCTGCAAACGATTCCGACCAGCCCGGCGCCGCTGCCCGGTTCACCCGGCACCGCAACGCCGACGCCGTACCCGCAGATCACCCCCAACAGCGTGCCCAAGGCCGGCCCCGGCAGTGGCGGGCCGCCGCTGTTGCCACCGATCGAAGTGCCCAGCCCGCCCAAGGACCAGCCGTTGCCGGGGCTTGAGCAGAACCGCACGAAGATCAAGTCTCCCGGCGGTTAAACCTGCTGCGAGAGCAGCTGACCGTCGGCCATGCGCAGGCGTTTGGACAGGGAGACGGCGAGGGCGCGGATGATCTTGGCGGCGATTTTCGGCGCGTCGTTGAGCATTTTTTCCAGCGAATCCTTGCCCAGGTTCAGCAGCTGGCAATTGCTCGCCGCCACGCAACTGGCGGAACGTCGCTCGCCATCGAGCACGGCCATTTCGCCGAACGCCCGACCGCTGCGCAAGGTGGCCATGGTCACCAATTGTCCGTCGCTGCCGGATTTCTGCACCGCCACCTGGCCGGTGTGGATGATGCACATGAAGCTGCCGGCATCGCCTTCGTGGAAAATCTCTTCGCCTTCGGCCACGGTGCTGATGCTGAAGTAGCCCGAAGCGGCAGCGAAGTCTGCTGGAAGCAGTTGATCGAACAGGCCGCAGTCCATCAGCCAGTCACGGATTTCGTTGTTCAACAGGGTCGGTTCTGACATGTCGTTACGGTCTTTTTTTGTGTCTGTTGCGAGGTTCGGGTCTTCAGTCACCCATCATCCCCTGTGGGAGCGGGCTTGCCCGCGATGACGATGTCACAGTCAATATCAATGTTGAAAGTGATGGCCTCATCGCGGGCAAGCCCGCTCCCACAGGGGATGTAGGTGATCTCGAGTCCGGCGTCTGGTGTTAAGACCTGTACGCCAAGCCAAGTTCCTCAGGCAATCCCCAAAACCTTGAAAACAAATGCGTATTCGAGCGCTACGTCACGTAATCCCTGATAACGACCGCTCATCCCGCCATGCCCGGCGCCCAGTTCGGTCTTGAGCAGCAGTGGGTTGTCGTCAGTTTTGGTCGCGCGCAATTTCGCTACCCACTTCGCCGCTTCCCAATACTGCACGCGACTGTCGTTGTAGCCGGCGATCACCAGCGTTGCCGGATACGCTTGCGCGGTGACGTTTTCGTACGGGGCGTAGGCCTTGATCCGATCATAAACGTCCGGCTCTTCAGGATTGCCCCACTCGTCGTATTCGGTAACGGTCAACGGCAGGTCCGGGTCGAGCATGGTGTTCAGCACGTCGACGAACGGCACTTCGGCAATCGCCGCGCCGAACAGCTCCGGACGCATGTTGAGCACCGCGCCAATCAGCAAGCCGCCAGCACTGCCACCGCTGATCGCCAGTTGCTTTGATGTGGTGAAGCCGTTGGCGATCAGGTGCTCGGCGCAGGCAATGAAGTCGCTGAAGGTATTGTGCTTGTGTTCCTGTTTGCCGGCGCGATACCAGGCTTCACCCAGTTCGCCGCCGCCCCGCACGTGGGCAATCGCAAACGCCACGCCGCGATCCAGCAGGCTCAGGCGCGCATGGGAGAACCACGGGTCGAGGCTTTCGCCGTAGGCGCCGTAGCCGTACAGATAAAGTGGCGTTGGCTTACCAAGGGCTTCGCGTTTGACGACCAGGCTGATCGGAACTTGCGTACCGTCCGGCGCTGTCGCCCAAAGGCGCTGGCTGACGTAGGCGTCGGCGTCGAACGGGCCGAGCACCGGGGTTTCCTTCAACACTTTCTGTTCGCCGCTGACCAGTTCCAGTTGGCGGATCTGCGCCGGACGGTTCAGCGCTTCGTAACGCAAACGGATGCGGTCGCTGACGAACTCCAGGCTGTTTTGCACGTGCAGGCTGTAAGCCGCATCCGGCAATTGCACGCGGTAGCTCGGCAGGTCTTGCGGGTGGACTTCGATGATCGGCAAGCCACCCTCACGCAGGCTGAGGCTCATGGCCCCGGCGTTGAGGCTCATGCCGTCGATCATCGTTGTGTCGCTGTGGGGAATCAGGTTCTGCCAGTCGGCTTCGGTCGGCGCAATGCCGGTATCGACAGCCGTGTACAAGGCAAAGTTGATACCGTCGCGGTTGGTGCGAATGAACCAGGTCCATTGGCCATCGAGTGCGCCGTGATCGACATCATATTCATGATCTTCGAGCCTCGGCGCGATGCAGGTAAACGCCTGCTGCGGCTGGAACGCGTCGAGCACCCAGACTTCGCTGGTGGTCTTGCTGCCCAGCGCCAGCAGCAATTGCTGCTCCGAACTCGAGCGATAGCAATGCATGAAGAAGCGGCCGTCCGGCTCATGGAACACTTCTTCGGCTGCCGTGCCGTCCAGTCGATAGCGGAACAGTTTGTGCGGACGGTGGGTGTCGTCCAGTTCGCCGAAGAACAGCGTCAGGCTGTCGTTGGCCCAGGTCATGCTGCCGTCGCAGTCCGTGAATTCCAGTTCGCTGACGCGGCCGCTGGATAATTCCTTCACGAACAGGGTGTAAATCTCATCGCCGGTGGAGTCGATGCTGTAGGCCAGGCGCTGGTGGTCCGGGCTGATGCTGAACGCACCGAGGGAAAAGAAGCCGCCGTTGGCCAGTTCGTTCGGGTCCAGCAGCAGTTGTTCCCGGGCTTCATCGAGCTGCAGGCTGTCGTCGGCCGGGCGGGGGCAGCGGTAATGACGGGCGTATTCGTCACCGGCCGTGGTGCGCGTGTAATACAGATACGGGCCCCACGGGGAGGGCAGCGACAGGTCGGTTTCGAGAATCCGGCCCTTGATCTCTTCGAACAGGGTTTCGCGCAGCCCGGCCTGATCGGCGGTTTGCGCCTCTTGATAGCGGTTTTCAGCCTTGAGGTAATCGAGCACCGCGTCGGTGTCGCGTTCCTGCAGCCAGGCATACGGGTCAGAACCTTCAGCCTTGTGGGCAATCGGGGCGCTGGTGATGTTGGCGGATACGGGCATGAAGGACTCTCGGGCGATGTACGGAATAGA
This genomic window contains:
- a CDS encoding S9 family peptidase, whose product is MPVSANITSAPIAHKAEGSDPYAWLQERDTDAVLDYLKAENRYQEAQTADQAGLRETLFEEIKGRILETDLSLPSPWGPYLYYTRTTAGDEYARHYRCPRPADDSLQLDEAREQLLLDPNELANGGFFSLGAFSISPDHQRLAYSIDSTGDEIYTLFVKELSSGRVSELEFTDCDGSMTWANDSLTLFFGELDDTHRPHKLFRYRLDGTAAEEVFHEPDGRFFMHCYRSSSEQQLLLALGSKTTSEVWVLDAFQPQQAFTCIAPRLEDHEYDVDHGALDGQWTWFIRTNRDGINFALYTAVDTGIAPTEADWQNLIPHSDTTMIDGMSLNAGAMSLSLREGGLPIIEVHPQDLPSYRVQLPDAAYSLHVQNSLEFVSDRIRLRYEALNRPAQIRQLELVSGEQKVLKETPVLGPFDADAYVSQRLWATAPDGTQVPISLVVKREALGKPTPLYLYGYGAYGESLDPWFSHARLSLLDRGVAFAIAHVRGGGELGEAWYRAGKQEHKHNTFSDFIACAEHLIANGFTTSKQLAISGGSAGGLLIGAVLNMRPELFGAAIAEVPFVDVLNTMLDPDLPLTVTEYDEWGNPEEPDVYDRIKAYAPYENVTAQAYPATLVIAGYNDSRVQYWEAAKWVAKLRATKTDDNPLLLKTELGAGHGGMSGRYQGLRDVALEYAFVFKVLGIA
- a CDS encoding RNA methyltransferase, which encodes MADKRYSCIGLFNPKSPENVGSVMRAAGCYNVASVFYTGKRYDRAADFVTDTKRVHYDIPLIGIDDLKKILPLGCVPVAVELVEGAHSLPEYTHPDRALYIFGPEDGSLDKEIRDWCEDVVYIPTTGCMNLAATVNVVLYDRMAKGLNTRSGPKFR
- a CDS encoding spermidine synthase; its protein translation is MKRFVLLDTAPIPENGGALCLFEYGEDFVIKIQGGDGGQLMNTRMHGSEDALAEIPCRKVAGRPNSRVLIGGLGMGFTLASALKHLGKTAEVVVAELVPGVVEWNRGPLGEKAGNPLLDKRTVIRMEDVAKVLQAEPQGFDAIMLDVDNGPEGLTQRANSWLYSAGGLSACAKALRPKGVLAVWSASADKQFSDKLKKAGFKAEEVQVFAHGNKGTRHTIWIAEKLKG
- a CDS encoding YgaP family membrane protein, with the translated sequence MSELKRVERIESTPFQTHSDQNVQGWERIGSLAGGVVMVSKGLRRGGIFGLIQVAIGGVALARGITGHSSAKSLLEKSRQDMNNVRAKIERAGEELGRLKANAEAATKTATVTGNDSLKSPKAGV
- a CDS encoding cyclic nucleotide-binding domain-containing protein translates to MSEPTLLNNEIRDWLMDCGLFDQLLPADFAAASGYFSISTVAEGEEIFHEGDAGSFMCIIHTGQVAVQKSGSDGQLVTMATLRSGRAFGEMAVLDGERRSASCVAASNCQLLNLGKDSLEKMLNDAPKIAAKIIRALAVSLSKRLRMADGQLLSQQV
- a CDS encoding YajD family HNH nuclease — its product is MSSSTPPTNTSKLDRILADNQRDKEMGYRDKALKMYPHVCGRCAREFSGKRLSELTVHHRDHNHDNNPQDGSNWELLCLYCHDNEHSRYTDQQYFDEGSLSTPKIAKATHNPFAALAGLMKKDD